A single Cannabis sativa cultivar Pink pepper isolate KNU-18-1 chromosome 7, ASM2916894v1, whole genome shotgun sequence DNA region contains:
- the LOC115697333 gene encoding polynucleotide 3'-phosphatase ZDP → MRTIFTLSFTSSTAFTISKNFTFFRFATYPYSIMAPSTKIVAEYAKSNRSSCKKCSNTIDSKSLRLGLVSRDSRGFDMTKWHHLGCFSFGSELPLSAEEIKGFDALKSSDKEALQRLVETMDKTQDKVDEKDREGDEEKESEGRNTKKAKLSISKGEVVDVTFSVSDVKNKYKDATLSPNWKAFQTVIFLERDEGLNDSSKIAAFDFDGCLAKTSVKRVGADAWSLMYPSIPAKLQSLYNDGYKLVIFTNESNIERWKNKRQVAVDSKIGRLNKFIETVKVPIQVFVACGVSKSDGQADDPFRKPKPGMWRLLENHFNSGISIDMDRSFYVGDAAGRENDHSDADIKFAEAVGLKFHVPEEYFVV, encoded by the exons ATGCGAACCATCTTCACTCTCAGTTTCACTTCCTCTACTGCATTCACCATCTCTAAAAATTTCACCTTTTTCCGCTTTGCAACATACCCATACTCaataatggctccttccacAAAAATCGTGGCAGAGTACGCCAAATCCAATCGCTCATCTTGCAAGAAGTGCTCCAACACCATCGATTCCAAGTCTCTCAGGTTGGGTTTGGTGAGCCGCGATTCTCGGGGTTTCGACATGACTAAATGGCACCACTTGGGTTGCTTCTCTTTTGGCTCGGAATTACCTCTTTCGGCTGAGGAGATTAAAGGGTTTGATGCTTTGAAG AGTTCTGATAAGGAAGCTTTACAGAGATTGGTGGAGACAATGGATAAAACTCAGGACAAG GTTGATGAGAAAGATAGAGAGGGAGATGAAGAAAAGGAATCAGAAGGAAGGAACACAAAGAAAGCAAAG CTATCTATTTCAAAGGGTGAAGTCGTAGATGTAACATTTTCGGTTTCTGATGTCAAGAATAAGTACAAG GATGCAACACTATCACCAAATTGGAAGGCATTTCAAACCGTTATATTTCTTGAGCGG GATGAAGGCCTTAATGATTCAAGCAAAATTGCTGCTTTTGATTTCGATGGATGCCTTGCAAAAACTTCTGTCAAAAG AGTAGGTGCCGATGCTTGGTCTCTGATGTATCCTTCAATACCTGCTAAGCTACAGAGCCTGTACAATGATGGCTATAAACTG GTAATCTTTACCAACGAATCAAACATTGAGCGCTGGAAAAATAAGAGACAAGTTGCCGTGGACTCAAAAATTGGTCGCTTAAACAAATTTATCGAGACTGTGAAAGTCCCGATTCAG GTTTTCGTTGCTTGTGGAGTAAGTAAATCCGATGGTCAAGCAGACGATCCCTTTCGCAAACCAAAACCAGGGATGTGGCGTCTCTTGGAAAATCACTTCAACTCTGGCATTTCTATTGATATGGATCG ATCCTTTTATGTTGGAGATGCTGCTGGAAGAGAAAACGATCATAGTGATGCTGATATAAAATTTGCAGAG GCTGTCGGTCTTAAATTTCATGTCCCCGAGGAATACTTTGTCGTGTGA
- the LOC115697334 gene encoding uncharacterized protein LOC115697334: MAKRTHTTDLGSIACQDLGELGAGKEGWLIDNPNLLCALDTHAIALANRSLIVTLSWSDSDDSKVKIRPELSPIEAEYISAIEWLVFDEIRVIAIGTSCGYLLLFSLDGHLIHKQFIHPGRVLKLRVRGTKRDLIQETSSEEVCVVMQGVIARFDGSEIQNMLQQWHHDTNSRFWDRKPRNQDNDEFGNSYGRLSYQLWNVSKYGSCADAAISGIMPPPLMELQSSQRYFCAVTVGDDAVISAFRLSEDKSRSLVGAILSKVVPVTFSTISSFSKMIWRSEQKAPRKSNVKPQPFARASPLTSLKDFPRKGEKLTLSPSGTLAAITDSLGRILLLDTQALVVVRLWKGYRDASCLFMEMLVNKDNNVASSSSYYDEPVKSDYCLCLAIHAPRKGIIEIWQMRTGPRLRTIRCAKGSKILQPTYRFGSSIASSPYVPLEVFLLNGDSGQISVLNRTLL; encoded by the exons ATGGCGAAGCGAACCCACACCACCGATTTAGGCTCCATAGCTTGTCAAGACCTCGGTGAACTTGGTGCCGGAAAAGAGGGTTGGCTTATCGATAACCCCAATCTCTTATGTGCTCTCGACACACACGCCATTGCTCTTGCTAACCGATCCCTAATCGTCACTCTCAGCTGGTCCGATTCAGATGATTCCAAAGTCAAGATCCGTCCTGAATTATCACCCATTGAAGCTGAGTACATCTCCGCCATCGAATGGTTGGTATTCGATGAAATTCGGGTGATTGCGATCGGGACTTCTTGTGGGTACCTTCTGCTTTTCTCTCTCGATGGTCACTTGATTCATAAACAG TTTATACATCCTGGACGCGTTTTAAAATTGAGAGTCCGTGGAACAAAGAGAGATTTGATCCAAGAAACTTCCTCAGAGGAGGTTTGTGTTGTTATGCAAGGAGTAATTGCTCGTTTTGATGGCTCCGAAATTCAG AACATGCTGCAGCAATGGCATCACGATACAAATTCTCGGTTTTGGGATAGAAAACCAAGAAATCAAGATAATGACGAGTTTGGAAATTCTTATGGACGATTATCTTACCAGCTATGGAATGTCAGCAAGTATGGAAGTTGTGCAGATGCAGCGATAAGCGGGATAATGCCTCCACCGCTGATGGAGCTACAG TCAAGTCAGCGTTATTTCTGTGCAGTAACCGTTGGAGACGATGCTGTCATCTCAGCCTTCAG GTTATCGGAGGATAAAAGTAGGTCGTTGGTTGGAGCTATCTTATCTAAAGTCGTTCCGGtaacattttctaccatatccTCCTTCTCTAAAATGATTTGGCGCAGCGAACAAAAAGCGCCTAGAAAATCAAATGTGAAGCCTCAACCTTTTGCTCGAG CTTCTCCATTGACATCTTTAAAGGATTTTCCTAGAAAGGGCGAGAAACTCACCTTATCACCTAGTGGCACATTAGCTGCAATAACAGATTCGCTCGGTCGTATTTTGCTTTTAGACACTCAGGCACTTGTGGTCGTGCGGCTATGGAAG GGATATCGCGATGCGAGTTGCCTATTCATGGAAATGCTAGTCAATAAAGATAACAATGTAGCTTCTAGTTCTAGCTATTATGATGAACCTGTGAAGAGTGATTATTGCCTCTGTCTGGCTATTCACGCCCCTCGAAAAGGAATAATCGAG ATTTGGCAGATGAGAACGGGACCGCGACTCCGAACAATTCGGTGTGCTAAAGGGAGCAAAATACTCCAACCGACATACCGGTTCGGGTCATCTATAGCCTCTTC